One window of the Anopheles cruzii chromosome 2, idAnoCruzAS_RS32_06, whole genome shotgun sequence genome contains the following:
- the LOC128269050 gene encoding myeloid differentiation primary response protein MyD88: MLNNPAKLTENSVGCRIDLMTIPLEALSPRSRELVAELLNQRRIFTSEDGYFRDWRGAFDVIGLPKSYLALVTANVNPTGYLLDLWTKESDQCKRSAHLGTLQHVLGYIDRWDIVDDTSKLFEQDAEQFLLKEQKQLTKQMKTGSKEQPEADDYDIITKDDTYDHKQQYDAFILYADRDIEFASKMVDRLEGRGMRLCLKDRDLLAGSNCEHELLTRLISERCRRLVVIFSKAFVQSPMNAFVVTYAQALQIEKRVRKVIPCVYEECELPQHLKYTFRLDYTRKQKLFDFWDKLAKSISDPAKATVQDVTQPVLEVDANSLKTLPTISPSAVKVSDEEPTTLIVKMPSTQEMKTIGTKKSHSIWSRLSPFSPRKDKLNRSISQLAVNEVSPSSTTERNPPKGAKKGDQKLSSLIVRSSSSVALAEHEKAASKPKRKWYKSLGHKIATTA, translated from the exons ATGCTCAATAACCCAGCCAAGCTGACGGAAAACAGTGTGGgttgccgaatcgatctgaTGACGATTCCGCTGGAAGCACTAAGTCCACGGTCACGCGAGCTAGTGGCCGAGTTGCTTAATCAACGACGCATATTTACTTCCGAGGATGGTTACTTTCGCGACTGGCGCGGCGCTTTCGATGTAATCGGACTTCCGAAAAGCTATCTGGCGCTTGTAACGGCGAACGTCAACCCAACCGGTTATCTCCTTGATTTGTGGACAAAAGAGTCCGACCAGTGCAAGCGCTCGGCACACTTGGGCACCTTGCAACATGTCCTTGGTTACATCGATCGGTGGGATATTGTGGATGACACTTCAAAACTGTTTG AGCAAGATGCCGAACAGTTTCTGTTGAAAGAACAGAAACAACTGacgaaacaaatgaaaactgGTTCGAAGGaacaaccggaagcggacgaCTACGACATCATCACGAAGGACGACACGTACGATCACAAACAGCAGTATGATGCGTTCATCCTATACGCAGACAGGGATATCGAATTCGCCTCGAAAATGGTGGACCGTTTGGAAGGGCGCGGAATGCGCCTCTGTCTAAAGGATCGGGATCTACTGGCCGGAAGCAACTGTGAGCACGAACTGCTGACACGGCTTATCTCGGAACGCTGCCGGCGGTTGGTGGTCATTTTTTCGAAAGCATTCGTACAAAGTCCCATGAACGCGTTCGTCGTCACATACGCCCAGGCATTGCAGATTGAAAAGCGGGTACGCAAAGTTATTCCGTGCGTTTATGAAGAGTGCGAGCTTCCACAGCATTTGAAGTACACGTTCCGCCTAGATTACACGCGAAAACAGAAGCTGTTCGATTTCTGGGACAAATTAGCCAAATCCATTAGCGACCCGGCGAAAGCTACCGTACAGGACGTGACACAACCGGTTTTGGAAGTTGATGCAAATAGCTTGAAAACATTGCCGACGATTTCACCGTCAGCCGTTAAAGTAAGCGACGAGGAGCCGACGACACTGATAGTCAAGATGCCATCCACACAGGAGATGAAAACGATTGGGACGAAAAAATCACATTCCATCTGGAGCCGACTTTCGCCGTTTAGTCCGCGAAAGGACAAGCTTAATCGCAGTATTTCTCAGCTCGCTGTAAACGAGGTCAGCCCGAGTTcgaccaccgaacggaacccgCCGAAGGGTGCTAAAAAGGGAGATCAGAAACTATCCTCGTTAATAGTCCGTTCTTCGTCCTCCGTGGCGTTGGCTGAGCACGAAAAAGCGGCATCGAAACCCAAAAGAAAATGGTACAAATCTTTGGGTCATAAAATTGCTACAACCGCGTAA